A single window of Bacteroidota bacterium DNA harbors:
- a CDS encoding HipA family kinase: protein MPPPLSTHTAARYAVPLREGGSLPAIIETESSDLFVVKFRGAGQGAPALLAELIVGQLAQHLGLPVPDLAVVDLGEGFGRTEPDPEIQDILRGSRGANVGLRYLDGAFTYDPVAAADLVDPARAAEIVWLDALTTNIDRTARNPNLLVWEDEVWLIDHGAALYFHHDWPSVTEARARAAFASIRDHVLLPRAASIADADARLAPRLTGEAVHDVLAAVPDAMLMDAPPGRTPPFETAEANRQAYADYFRARLETSRAFAEEAEQARVAVQSATPASLPYRR from the coding sequence ATGCCTCCGCCACTCTCGACCCACACTGCCGCGCGCTACGCCGTGCCGCTCCGCGAGGGCGGCTCGCTGCCCGCCATCATAGAGACGGAGAGCAGCGACCTCTTCGTGGTTAAGTTTCGCGGCGCGGGACAGGGGGCTCCGGCACTCCTCGCCGAGCTGATCGTCGGGCAGCTCGCGCAGCACCTCGGGCTGCCGGTGCCGGACCTCGCCGTAGTCGACCTGGGCGAGGGCTTCGGGCGGACGGAGCCGGACCCGGAGATTCAGGACATCCTGCGCGGCAGCCGGGGTGCCAACGTCGGCCTGCGCTACCTCGACGGGGCGTTCACCTACGACCCCGTCGCGGCGGCCGACCTGGTCGACCCGGCGCGGGCCGCCGAGATCGTCTGGCTCGACGCGCTCACGACCAACATCGACCGGACGGCGCGCAACCCGAACCTGCTCGTGTGGGAGGACGAGGTCTGGCTGATCGACCACGGCGCGGCGCTCTACTTTCACCACGACTGGCCGAGCGTGACCGAGGCCCGCGCCCGTGCCGCCTTCGCCTCGATCAGAGACCACGTCTTGCTCCCGCGCGCCGCGAGCATCGCCGACGCCGACGCCCGCCTCGCGCCGCGCCTCACCGGAGAGGCCGTGCACGACGTGCTCGCCGCCGTCCCGGACGCGATGCTGATGGACGCCCCGCCCGGCCGGACGCCACCCTTCGAGACGGCCGAGGCTAACCGGCAGGCATATGCCGACTACTTCCGGGCCCGCCTCGAAACATCCCGCGCGTTTGCCGAGGAAGCGGAGCAAGCCCGGGTGGCTGTGCAGTCCGCCACGCCCGCCTCGCTGCCGTACCGACGATGA